A genomic region of Parambassis ranga chromosome 7, fParRan2.1, whole genome shotgun sequence contains the following coding sequences:
- the sdf4 gene encoding 45 kDa calcium-binding protein, translated as MTVWRKLWRKNILSWSLLLCILLHTLDVHARPANMSASKDKPQTIKDENEILPPDHLNGLKMERDGHLNKDFHQEVFLGKEMEEFDEDSEPRRNRKKLIEIFTKVDINKDRSVSAKEMQRWIMEKTEEHFQEAMQENKNSFHAVDPDGDGHVTWDEYRIKFLASKGLTEKEVAAKITNNEDLKLDEETQEVLESLKDRWFQADNPPADQLLNEQEFLSFLHPEHSRGMLKYMVKEIVRDLDQDHDKKLTLSEFISLPVGTVENQQGQDIDDDWVRERKKEFEEVIDANHDSIVTMEELEEYMDPMNEHNALNEAKQMIAVADENQNHNLELDEILKYSEYFTGSKLMDYARNVHEEF; from the exons ATGACTGTTTGGAGAAAGCTGTGGCGCAAAAACATCCTGTCCTGGTCGCTGCTTTTGTGCATCCTGCTTCACACCTTGGATGTTCATGCACGGCCGGCCAACATGTCAGCCTCTAAAGATAAGCCTCAAACTATCAAGGATGAGAATGAGATCCTTCCCCCTGACCATCTGAACGGGttaaagatggagagagacGGCCACCTCAACAAGGACTTCCATCAGGAGGTGTTTCTTGGGAAAGAGATGGAGGAGTTCGACGAAGACTCGGAGCCgaggaggaacaggaagaaGCTGATTGAGATTTTCACCAA AGTTGACATCAACAAAGACAGGAGTGTGAGTGCCAAGGAGATGCAGCGCTGGATCatggagaagacagaggagcaCTTCCAGGAGGCCATGCAGGAGAACAAGAACAGCTTCCATGCTGTTGATCCAGATGGTGACG GTCATGTGACGTGGGATGAATACAGAATCAAATTTCTGGCCAGCAAAGGTTTAACTGAAAAAGAAGTTGCTGCGAAAATAACGAACAATGAAGATCTGAAACTGGATGAGGAAA CTCAGGAGGTCTTGGAAAGCCTGAAGGACCgctggtttcaggctgacaacCCTCCTGCTGACCAACTGCTCAATGAGCAGGAGTTCCTGTCTTTCCTCCATCCTGAGCACAGCAGAGGGATGCTCAAATACATGGTCAAGGAAATCGTGCGCGACTTGG ACCAGGACCACGATAAGAAACTCACCCTGTCCGAGTTCATTTCCTTACCTGTGGGCACCGTGGAGAACCAGCAGGGTCAGGACATCGACGACGACTGGGTccgagagaggaagaaggagttCGAGGAGGTCATCGACGCAAACCACGACAGCATCGTAACCATGGAGGAACTGGAG GAGTACATGGACCCGATGAACGAGCACAATGCTTTGAATGAAGCTAAGCAGATGATCGCCGTCGCAGACGAGAACCAGAATCATAATTTGGAGCTGGATGAGATCCTGAAATACAGTGAATACTTCACAGGCAGCAAGCTCATGGATTACGCCAGAAATGTACACGAGGAGTTCTAA